The DNA sequence GCGAAACCCTTCCCGCCATTCCCCCATGAAATGGTCGGCCCAAAAGTCGTAGGTAATGGTATCCCCTGGCATCAGCAAGATCTCAAATCGCCGAAGCTCCTGCGAGTCTCCTTCGCGTGAACTCCTTCTGGTAAGTCCGGCAACTGCGCCTCCCCCCTGCAGGCGTACTTCGGCGTAGCCAAGCTCTCGGACATTGTCAGGTACGCTTAGATTGACCGCACGCCGACCGGGCCGAAAGAGATAGGAGCTGGAGTTCCCGGAGTCGCCCTGTCCGGTGATATACACGCGTCCCATGTCCGCGCCGAAAGGGACCACATTCTTAAGGCTGAGGGTGTCGTCAGAGAGATTGCGGAAGGTAAGGGAGCCCCTCCAGCCTGGATCGTAGGCCGGGTCAGGGCGGTAGATAAGCTCCAGGCGTCCCGGAAGGATATAGCGCAGGCTCCTGTCGACGTACCGAAAATTCATGTCTCCCGTGTGCAGGGTATCTCCCCCGTATATAAAAGATGCTATGCCTGCGGACGCTGCGGGCCGTGCGGCGCGTCCTCCCTCCAGGATAAACTGCATCACGTCGCCCTTTCCATGGTGAATCCAGATCTCTTGCAGAGAGGCGGAAGCCTGTGCGGATTCCTGGCCATATACAGGCAGGGCAGCGGCCATCAGGCCGAACAGCAAACAGGGATAAAGAAGGGGTCGCATGACCATGCTTCGAATCATACGATACATACAACAAACCGTCGGCTTTTGTTCCCGGCCGGTACCGTCCGTCCCGGAAGCATGGTGGATATCCGAGATCGCCGGCAGTGGCTTCCGCCAGACCTTAGGAGTCAGGATTCTTCCGCCGCCACGGCCTCGCCCGAAGAAATACCCCGGCGGATACGGTAGGCGTGGACGGAATCGCTCCGGCGGTCGAGGTAGTAGAGAACGCCGCCCATCACCACCACGTCATTGGCCTCGGTGGGCAGGCGGAAGGACTCTACGTACTCACCTGTGTCCAGACGGAAAACGTCCACCAGCGAGAAGCCCTGCGGGTTCTGCGTGTTCAGTTTGGAGACGCTGGCATAGATGTACTGGCCGTCGGTGTCCAGATCGTAGGTGCGCGTGCGTTCTGGGATCTCCCTGGCGCCTGAACTGTCGGCATACGCAGAATCGGAGGTCTGGTCCTTCTCTTTCCCGAAGATATCCATGTCGCGAAACTTGCCCGTGCCCTTGGCCCGGAAGAGATTGCGGTCGGGGGTGATGACCTCCTTGACCTCATTACCCTGCAGGTCGTAATAGAAGAGATAGCTGGCGCCGGAGGGGGCATAGATAAACAGCTCTCTCTGCGGAAACGGGATGAGGTCGCCCACCAGGTCGAAGGCTCCGTTCTCCATGTTTTTGGGAAAGGGACTGAAGGTAGCCTCCAGGTTGCCTTCCGGATCGTAGACCCTAAAAAGGGAATCGGTCATGGCGGCGTGGACCACCACGAAGCCTCCGACGGCCGTCACCCGGTAGGGCTGGTAGTCAAGCTCCTTGTCAAACAGCCGGGCTCCGCTTTCCAGTTGGAAGGCAGTCATTCGCCTCTTGCCATGGTCGAGCACATAGAGGCGTCCCGATTCGGTCATTGCGTAGCCCAGGTAGTGCTCAAAGGCCTCCTCACTCCTGCCGCTGGGTACGCCGTAGGCCTTCATGAAGTTACCGGCGGGATTGAATCGCTTGATGCGCATGTCCTGGAAATCGCCCACAATCAGCGATTGGCCGTAACGGTCCAGAATCTTCGCAGTTCCCAGCGAATCGATGAGATCGCGGTGCAGCTTCACCCGCTCTCCCACACGGCCGGGTTGCCAGTTGCGCACCTCCGGCGTCTCCACTTTGGTGGACTCTATTTCGGGAGTATCGGGGGAATCGCCTCCCTCCTGCTGCGCATAAATCACGACCCCGGCCACTGCAGCTATGCTGAAGAGGATGCCAAAAACAAATATACCCAGGGTGCGCATGATGGATTTCATGAGCCAGGTGCCCTTATTGGTTGAATTTATGGATAGAGCATACCTATGGGTTATCGGCCGCAGGCCGATTTGCTTAAGCGCCGGCCTCCGCAGGAGGACGCCGGGCGGAACGATCGTTAGCCGCCTGGCGGTTATTTCCCCCTCGCAGAGCCCCGCCACCCTCATCTTCTTTAACCCCAGGTGCATGAAGATACTCCTGACCGGCGCCACCGGATACATCGCCAAGCGGCTGCTGCCCGTCCTCCTGGACCAGGGCCACCGGGTGGTCTGTTGCGTGCGCGACCGCCAGCGCTTTGACACTTCACCATACGGCAACGGCCGGCTGGAGGTCGTGGAGCTCGATTTCCTGGAACTGAAAAGCCTGGAGGCTATTCCCGGCGACATTGACGCCGCCTACTACCTGATCCACTCCATGTCGGCCTCCGGCGAGGACTTCGAATCCATGGAGCTTAGGGCCGCCCGCAACTTCCGCGAACGCCTGGACCGGACCGCTGCCCGGCAGGTTATCTACCTCGGCGGCATCGTCAACTCCAAGAAGCTCTCCCCGCACCTGCGCTCACGCAAGCGCGTGGAGGAGGAGCTGGGCAGGGGTGGCTACGGGCTGACCACCCTGCGCGCGGGCATCATCGTGGGTTCAGGCAGCGCCTCTTTCGAGATCATCCGGGACCTGGTGGAGAAGCTGCCCGTGATGATCGCCCCACGCTGGCTGGACACTTCCACCCAGCCCATCGCCATCCGCAATGTGATCCAGTTCCTGGCCGGCGTGCTGGGGATGGAGGCCAGCTACGGGCGGAGCTACGACATCGGCGGACCCGAGGTGCTGACCTACCGCGAGATGCTGGAGCAGTTCGCCGAAGAGCGCGGACTGAAACGCACTATCATCACCCTGCCCGTACTTACACCCCGGCTTTCCTCCTACTGGCTCTATTTCGTGACTTCCACCTCCTACCGGCTGGCCGTGAACCTGGTAGACAGCATGAAGGTTGAGGTCGTCGGCGAGCAAAATGAGCTGCATGAGCTGTTGGGGATCGAGCTGATTACCTACCGGCAGGCCCTCGCCCTTGCCTTTGACAGGCTGGAGCAGAAAGATGTGCTGTCGAGCTGGACCGACGCGCGCTCAAGCGAGACGCTCCGGGGCGGCGTCTCCCGGCTGGCCGAGGTGCCCGTCTACGGCTGCTTTAAGGACAGGCAGCGCTTCGAGACCGATGATCCCCGGTCTGCGCGCGACCGGGTCTGGAATATAGGCGGGGAGACCGGCTGGTACTACGCCAACGGCCTGTGGGCCCTGCGGGGCT is a window from the Balneolaceae bacterium genome containing:
- a CDS encoding SDR family oxidoreductase, with product MKILLTGATGYIAKRLLPVLLDQGHRVVCCVRDRQRFDTSPYGNGRLEVVELDFLELKSLEAIPGDIDAAYYLIHSMSASGEDFESMELRAARNFRERLDRTAARQVIYLGGIVNSKKLSPHLRSRKRVEEELGRGGYGLTTLRAGIIVGSGSASFEIIRDLVEKLPVMIAPRWLDTSTQPIAIRNVIQFLAGVLGMEASYGRSYDIGGPEVLTYREMLEQFAEERGLKRTIITLPVLTPRLSSYWLYFVTSTSYRLAVNLVDSMKVEVVGEQNELHELLGIELITYRQALALAFDRLEQKDVLSSWTDARSSETLRGGVSRLAEVPVYGCFKDRQRFETDDPRSARDRVWNIGGETGWYYANGLWALRGFLDKLAGGVGLQRGRRGSRELQAGDALDFWRVLYADREEGRLLLYAEMKMPGEAWLEFELSGSELRQTATFRPRGVWGRLYWYLLLPFHVFIFRGLARRIAQG